One Engraulis encrasicolus isolate BLACKSEA-1 chromosome 5, IST_EnEncr_1.0, whole genome shotgun sequence DNA segment encodes these proteins:
- the kcnj14 gene encoding ATP-sensitive inward rectifier potassium channel 14 encodes MGAARVKRRFSAVVDSAADEEEVMKLAQSAAVEDIRSGVGGGTLGPLALSLASPPPLHNGKVLMMGGVEGGGETEDSEGGCQGARQAYDNGASYDDDGGEGGMGMGLRRAVCPVVASGNGSSGGCGGPSSSATPSPTPPPHHRRRRRQRTGGRGGPRSRFVGKDGRCNVTFVNMSERGQRYLTDLFTTCVDVRWRWMMVIFTLSFLLSWLLFGFAFWLIAAAHGDMAPPPSMPLSPPMPPPPPPASPLSPPPSSFSSSVSSSSSSAAAAFSAPPASSGLGSGGTAGAVDMGLGLGLGPGRLVPVVGGGSGEVDSGPAAAPGVERRDPVVAPVPPEIPVPPPVVPEPPPVPPEPCFSQVNSFLAAFLFSLETQTSIGYGFRSVTEACPLAVAAVVLQCIVGCIIDAFIIGAVMAKIAKPKKRNETLIFSSSAVVALRDGKLCMMWRVANLRRSHLVEAHVRAQLLKPRVTPEGEYLPLDNVDINVGFDTGTDRIFLVSPVTIVHEIDEESPFYEMDRQTLECDSQLEMVVILEGMVEATAMTTQCRSSYLASEILWGHRFEPVLYERKNCYQVDYSYFNRTYQVSNTPSCSAKELAERKLIERSRASFCYENEVALQLSTPSPASSPSPSPPPSLSEMRPPRASPLSLSAPPSPLPTPPPRRGSRAASEHPHAQ; translated from the exons ATGGGTGCTGCGCGTGTGAAGCGCCGCTTCAGTGCGGTGGTGGACAGTGCTGCGGACGAGGAGGAGGTCATGAAGCTGGCCCAGAGCGCCGCCGTGGAGGACATCAGGTCCGGAGTGGGGGGTGGCACCTTGGGACCCCTGGCCCTGTCCCTGGCCAGCCCCCCGCCACTTCACAACGGCAAGGTGCTCATGATGGGcggagtggaggggggaggggagacggAGGACAGCGAGGGCGGGTGCCAAGGAGCGCGGCAGGCGTACGACAATGGCGCCAGCTATGATGACGATGGAGGAGAGGGCGGAATGGGGATGGGACTGCGGAGGGCGGTGTGTCCAGTGGTCGCTAGCGGCAACGGGAGCAGCGGTGGTTGCGGAGGCCCGTCCTCCTCAGCCACCCCCTCCCCgactccccctccacaccaccgGAGGCGCCGGCGGCAACGCACGGGGGGTCGCGGCGGGCCCCGCAGCCGCTTTGTGGGCAAGGACGGGCGCTGCAACGTGACCTTTGTCAACATGAGCGAGCGGGGCCAGCGATACCTCACAG ACCTCTTCACCACCTGTGTGGACGTGCGTTGGCGCTGGATGATGGTCATCTTCACCCTCTCCTTCCTGCTCTCATGGCTCCTCTTCGGCTTTGCCTTCTGGCTCATCGCGGCCGCGCACGGAGACATGGCGCCGCCGCCGTCGATGCCACTGTCACCGCcgatgccacctcctcctcctcctgcatcgccgctgtctcctcctccctcgtccttctcctcctctgtgtcctcctcgtcctcctctgcgGCTGCTGCCTTCTCCGCACCACCCGCCTCATCTGGTCTGGGATCAGGCGGTACTGCCGGTGCTGTGGATATGGGCCTGGGTTTGGGTCTGGGCCCAGGCAGATTGGTACCGGTGGTGGGTGGTGGCTCTGGAGAGGTGGATTCtgggccagcagcagcaccaggggtggagaggagggaccCGGTGGTGGCGCCAGTTCCGCCTGAGATTCCGGTTCCTCCGCCTGTGGTTCCGGAACCTCCACCGGTCCCACCTGAGCCCTGCTTCTCACAG GTAAACAGCTTCCTGGCCGCCTTCCTCTTCTCCCTGGAGACGCAGACGTCAATCGGCTATGGGTTCCGGTCGGTGACCGAGGCCTGCCCGCTGGCGGTGGCGGCCGTCGTGCTGCAGTGCATTGTGGGCTGCATCATCGACGCCTTCATCATCGGCGCAGTCATGGCTAAGATCGCCAAGCCCAAGAAGCGCAACGAGACGCTCATCTTCTCCAGCTCCGCCGTGGTGGCGCTGCGGGACGGCAAGCTCTGCATGATGTGGAGGGTGGCCAACCTCAGGAGAAGCCACCTGGTAGAGGCACACGTCCGCGCACAACTgctgaag CCGCGGGTGACCCCCGAGGGCGAGTACCTGCCCCTGGACAACGTGGACATCAATGTGGGTTTCGACACGGGCACGGACCGCATCTTCCTGGTGTCGCCCGTCACCATCGTGCACGAGATCGACGAGGAGAGCCCCTTCTACGAGATGGACAGGCAGACGCTGGAGTGCGACTCGCAGCTGGAGATGGTGGTGATCCTGGAGGGTATGGTGGAGGCCACCGCCATGACAACACAATGCCGATCCTCCTACCTCGCCTCCGAGATACTGTGGGGTCACCGCTTCGAACCCGTGCTCTACGAGAGGAAAAACTGCTACCag gtggACTACTCGTACTTCAACCGCACGTACCAGGTCTCCAACACGCCGTCCTGCAGTGCCAAGGAGCTGGCGGAGAGGAAGCTGATCGAGCGCTCGCGCGCGTCCTTCTGCTACGAGAACGAGGTGGCCCTGCAGCTCTCCACGCCCTCCCCCGcctcctcgccctcgccctcgccgcCACCCTCGCTCTCCGAGATGCGGCCCCCGAGAGCCTCGCCCCTCTCGCTCTCCGCACCCCCCTCGCCCCTACCCACCCCCCCGCCACGACGGGGGTCCCGGGCCGCCAGCGAGCACCCACACGCAcagtga